One Papio anubis isolate 15944 chromosome 9, Panubis1.0, whole genome shotgun sequence genomic window carries:
- the GTSF1 gene encoding gametocyte-specific factor 1 isoform X3, translating into MEETYTDSLDPEKLLQCPYDKNHQIRACRFPYHLIKCRKNHPDVASKLATCPFNARHQVPRAEISHHISSCDDRSCIEQDVVNQTRSLRQETLAESTWQCPPCDEDWDKDLWEQTSTPFVWGTTHYSDNNSPASNIVTEHKNNLASGMRVPKSLPYVLPWKNNGNAQ; encoded by the exons ATGGAAGAAACTTACA CTGACTCCCTGGACCCTGAGAAGCTATTGCAATGCCCCTATGACAAAAACCATCAAATCAGGGCTTGCAGGTTTCCTTATCATCTTATCAAGTGCAGAAAG AATCATCCTGATGTTGCAAGCAAATTGGCTACTTGTCCCTTCAATGCTCGCCACCAGGTTCCTCGAGCTGAAATTAGTCATCATATCTCAAGCTGTGATGACAGAAGTTGTATTGAGCAAGATGTTG TCAACCAAACCAGGAGCCTTAGACAAGAGACTCTGGCTGAGAGCACTTGGCAGTGCCCTCCTTGTGATGAAGACTGGGATAAAG ATTTGTGGGAACAGACCAGCACCCCATTTGTCTGGGGCACAACTCACTACTCTGACAATAACAG CCCTGCAAGCAACATAGTTACGGAACATAAGAATAACCTGGCTTCAGGCATGCGAGTTCCCAAATCTCTGCCGTATGTTTTGCCCTGGAAAAACA ATGGAAATGCACAGTAA